One genomic region from Arenicella chitinivorans encodes:
- a CDS encoding FAD-dependent oxidoreductase: MDTIVIVGAGPAGVKAATQLLEKSEQVQVKIFNGERVLPYNRARLSYYLAGEIGLSDLENRLPESDARLQEYDGCHIRQVDTQSKTVIDEHGHVHEYDRLIIATGSSVSTPAIFGDDKSGVYSFRSLDDAQRLLQLRDANQDVFVVGSGPLGIETALAMKTQTNQVYLQVRNSLFAKGLDSHAKGVLIDYIRSNGVIVHDQVLVERIHGNGRVTGVRLSDGREIPVEIVILCTGISPFVELASAAGIDVERGIVVDDFMQTNCPNVYAIGECAEHAGTTYGLVSPGYEQAEICVDHILHSPRRFSGANSELQFHFRGFSSQVLGAPEQPGNTVLVYRNTLKNVYRKLVLDGRRLIGATIIGDWGEAGRVASRIKTRKRVSRSAMRLFEKRGNLWSEQRISILDQPEDYIVCLCKNVTRGEISACMEKGYRSLPALGEQLQAGVTCGSCQPLLKHMIKEPVPNLIMRHYRAIFMVSILSVLIIGLTFMAPKLPFERSVQFSFQFEKIWYGSVYKQTTGYVLLGLCALSGALSLRKRWKKVSVGNLDNWRFVHTILGFVALLALIVHTGFRLGQNLSFALMMVFLLATLTGSLVGIFMSRNHHWTDLKLTQYRAWWSRVHYSLLWLLPALLIFHIFSSYYFA, from the coding sequence TTGGATACAATTGTCATTGTTGGCGCTGGTCCAGCAGGCGTCAAAGCGGCTACACAATTGCTGGAAAAAAGCGAGCAGGTACAGGTTAAAATTTTCAACGGTGAGCGCGTTCTACCCTACAATCGCGCGAGACTGTCGTACTATCTGGCTGGTGAGATCGGCTTAAGCGATCTCGAAAACCGCCTGCCAGAGTCCGACGCCCGCTTACAGGAATATGATGGCTGTCACATTCGCCAAGTCGATACGCAGTCAAAAACCGTCATAGACGAGCACGGCCATGTTCATGAGTATGACCGTCTCATTATTGCGACCGGCTCATCCGTCTCCACACCAGCAATTTTTGGCGATGACAAGTCCGGCGTATACAGTTTTCGTTCTCTGGACGATGCACAACGTTTGCTGCAACTCCGTGACGCCAACCAGGATGTGTTTGTAGTTGGTTCCGGCCCGCTAGGAATCGAAACGGCGCTGGCCATGAAAACCCAAACTAATCAGGTCTATCTGCAGGTACGCAACAGCCTGTTTGCTAAGGGTCTGGACTCACATGCGAAGGGTGTATTGATTGACTATATACGCTCTAATGGCGTGATCGTACACGATCAGGTTTTAGTGGAGCGGATTCATGGCAATGGTCGTGTCACTGGCGTGCGATTGAGCGACGGGCGCGAAATCCCAGTTGAAATCGTAATTCTGTGTACCGGCATTTCACCGTTTGTCGAGTTGGCCAGCGCGGCAGGAATTGACGTCGAGCGCGGGATCGTGGTGGACGATTTTATGCAGACCAACTGCCCAAATGTTTACGCAATCGGTGAGTGTGCGGAACACGCCGGCACAACCTATGGTCTGGTGAGTCCCGGTTATGAACAGGCCGAAATCTGCGTCGATCATATATTGCATTCGCCACGTCGTTTCTCCGGCGCCAATAGCGAGCTGCAATTCCACTTTCGTGGATTCTCGAGTCAGGTGTTAGGCGCGCCAGAGCAGCCAGGTAATACTGTGCTTGTTTACCGCAATACGTTAAAAAATGTTTACCGCAAACTGGTGCTTGATGGGCGGCGGTTGATCGGCGCCACGATCATTGGTGATTGGGGCGAAGCAGGCCGAGTTGCGAGTCGGATTAAAACACGTAAACGCGTCAGCCGCAGTGCCATGCGATTGTTCGAAAAGCGTGGCAATCTCTGGAGTGAGCAGCGCATTTCGATTCTGGATCAGCCCGAGGACTACATCGTTTGTCTGTGTAAAAACGTGACGCGTGGTGAAATTTCAGCCTGCATGGAAAAAGGCTACCGCAGCCTGCCAGCGCTCGGTGAGCAATTACAGGCCGGTGTCACTTGCGGTTCGTGTCAGCCGTTATTGAAACACATGATAAAGGAGCCCGTGCCGAACCTGATCATGCGTCATTATCGCGCGATTTTCATGGTGTCTATCCTGTCGGTATTGATTATTGGTCTCACGTTTATGGCCCCCAAACTGCCGTTCGAGCGCTCAGTTCAGTTTTCTTTCCAGTTCGAGAAAATTTGGTATGGCAGTGTTTACAAGCAAACAACAGGGTACGTGCTGCTGGGGTTGTGTGCACTCAGCGGTGCGTTGTCGTTGCGCAAACGTTGGAAAAAAGTCTCGGTTGGCAATCTCGACAACTGGCGGTTCGTGCACACGATTCTTGGCTTTGTGGCGTTGCTGGCATTGATTGTGCACACCGGCTTCCGGCTCGGGCAGAACCTCAGCTTTGCGTTGATGATGGTGTTCTTGTTGGCGACGCTAACCGGCTCGCTGGTGGGGATTTTTATGTCGCGAAATCATCATTGGACTGATCTCAAATTAACTCAGTACCGGGCCTGGTGGTCGCGAGTCCATTACAGCTTGCTGTGGCTATTACCGGCACTGTTGATATTCCATATTTTTTCTTCGTACTACTTCGCATAA
- a CDS encoding amidohydrolase → MPVKIIQSCSIALFSVGLVGCASVPSTGTTTSPSAPTAERASPFSSTYSIPPAPAYVLSGATVLTGSGEQLDNASVVFADGKIVAVGAEIDVPEGAVSIDARGKWITPGIIDVHSHMGVYPNPSVESHSDGNEMVAPATAKVWAEHSVWPQDPNFEKALAGGVTTAQILPGSANLFGGRGVTLKTIPSVTMMGMKFPDAPHALKMACGENPKRVYGEKGGPGTRMGNMAGYRSAWIAAQSYDKQWDEYEAKVANGDKSAQAPERNLEMETLRGVLDGEIRIHNHCYRADEMANMIELSKEFGYQIAAFHHAVEAYKVAPLLAENDICAVVWADWWGFKQEAYDMIRENAALIEFAKGCAIIHSDDETQIQRLPQEIGKVVSAAKQIGIDIPVATAIRWVTSNSAKSIGLEDRIGSLAPGMNADVVLWSGNPLSVYTKADKVWVDGALRFDRRNPDINTTSDFNLGIITPTEDRP, encoded by the coding sequence ATGCCTGTGAAAATTATTCAATCATGCAGTATCGCGTTGTTCTCTGTTGGCTTAGTCGGTTGTGCAAGTGTACCGTCGACTGGGACCACCACCAGCCCATCAGCCCCGACAGCTGAGCGCGCCTCACCGTTTTCCTCAACTTATTCGATTCCTCCTGCGCCAGCGTATGTACTGTCAGGGGCAACAGTCCTCACGGGGTCTGGCGAGCAACTTGACAACGCTTCAGTCGTATTTGCTGACGGGAAGATCGTTGCTGTTGGGGCTGAGATCGATGTTCCAGAAGGCGCTGTATCGATCGATGCCCGTGGTAAGTGGATTACACCTGGGATCATCGACGTACATTCGCATATGGGTGTGTATCCAAATCCATCCGTCGAATCACACAGCGATGGGAACGAAATGGTCGCCCCGGCGACGGCGAAAGTCTGGGCTGAGCACTCAGTTTGGCCACAAGACCCAAATTTTGAGAAAGCGCTGGCCGGTGGCGTGACCACTGCACAAATACTGCCGGGCTCTGCCAATCTGTTTGGTGGCCGTGGGGTTACGCTCAAGACCATACCCTCAGTGACGATGATGGGTATGAAGTTCCCCGACGCACCGCACGCACTCAAGATGGCCTGCGGTGAAAACCCCAAACGCGTGTACGGCGAGAAAGGCGGCCCAGGCACACGCATGGGCAATATGGCGGGCTATCGATCTGCGTGGATTGCGGCCCAGTCTTATGATAAGCAGTGGGATGAGTATGAAGCCAAGGTTGCGAACGGTGACAAGTCGGCTCAGGCGCCGGAACGAAATCTCGAGATGGAGACACTGCGCGGCGTTCTGGATGGCGAAATTCGGATTCACAATCATTGTTATCGCGCCGATGAGATGGCGAATATGATTGAATTGTCTAAGGAGTTTGGTTATCAGATTGCTGCCTTTCATCATGCCGTTGAGGCGTATAAGGTCGCGCCCTTGTTGGCTGAAAATGATATTTGCGCTGTGGTCTGGGCAGATTGGTGGGGCTTCAAACAGGAGGCCTACGATATGATTCGTGAGAACGCTGCGTTGATTGAGTTCGCCAAGGGCTGCGCGATAATCCATTCGGACGATGAAACGCAAATTCAGCGTCTCCCGCAAGAAATCGGTAAAGTCGTCAGCGCTGCAAAGCAAATTGGGATCGATATCCCGGTCGCTACGGCCATTCGATGGGTCACTTCCAATTCTGCAAAATCAATTGGTTTAGAAGATCGTATCGGGAGTTTGGCCCCCGGTATGAACGCAGATGTCGTGCTCTGGAGCGGAAACCCACTCAGTGTCTACACGAAAGCCGACAAAGTCTGGGTCGATGGCGCACTGCGTTTCGATCGTCGCAACCCTGATATCAATACCACCAGTGATTTTAATCTCGGCATTATTACCCCAACGGAGGATCGACCATGA
- a CDS encoding TonB-dependent receptor has translation MKKPLSWVFRLSAVSAAIAAMVSTPTAVAQEESRASAKLLEEIVVTARKREESILDVPIAVTAFNADQLDVLKVRDIESLSVGLPNVAFDDVGTSRSVANFSIRGLGINSSIPSIDPTVGTFVDGVYLGTNAGVILDVFDLESIEVLRGPQGTLFGRNVTGGAVLLNSAKPGDEFGGKIKAAYETGGEEPSVYLQGTVGGPVSDTLAAKISVYSNKDDGYFFNQFTGAAHGESDTLAIRPMVVWTPTERLSITAIYDYFETEGHGPASQNHRNGSGIANGAADFDRDSFDLSIDETGYIDLQSDFFRSTIEYELDNGTITNVFGYRKMESEGSVDVDATPISLFHSPNGIDNDQISNEIRYSGEVGDRSQLTLGAYYFKNDLKYNENRRLLGVVAPPGFFGLTQDGGGDYSVETLGLFASLDYDLTDQMVVNLGLRYTDEEKSADIASLVRNVNAPCSVIDGTCPYDFQDQKSWSNVSPKIGVTYNLSDTSMMYAHWTRGFRSGGYNLRNTAIDTVNFGPGPFDEETVDNFEAGFKTSLRNGGRITGAIFYNQIDDMQREINLADPISGVVQVIRNTADATITGLEIEGLFPLTDRLVFNASLGYIDPGYDAVRFDLNGDGVINDVDKNLDLPRAAELTYSVGLTLDSDVGDWGTAVSRISYAYRDESAYTDNNLGFIGEQAILNAGIDFLSANGRWSFGIFGKNLTDEVKHGGDTQLPEFLGPIPLGGSFAPLAKGRVYGVDLTYKF, from the coding sequence ATGAAAAAACCATTAAGTTGGGTATTCCGGCTGTCTGCCGTTTCCGCAGCCATAGCCGCTATGGTCAGTACGCCGACGGCAGTCGCTCAGGAGGAATCCAGAGCCAGTGCCAAACTACTAGAAGAAATCGTGGTCACAGCACGAAAGAGAGAGGAGTCAATTCTTGATGTTCCAATCGCGGTGACTGCCTTCAATGCAGATCAACTTGATGTGCTCAAAGTTCGCGATATCGAAAGTCTCAGTGTTGGGTTACCCAACGTGGCATTCGACGATGTTGGAACGTCGCGCAGCGTCGCCAACTTTTCAATTCGGGGCCTGGGCATTAATAGTTCCATTCCAAGCATCGACCCGACCGTCGGTACCTTCGTTGACGGTGTCTATTTAGGCACGAACGCGGGCGTTATCTTAGACGTGTTCGATCTTGAGAGCATCGAAGTACTGCGCGGTCCTCAGGGCACGCTATTTGGTCGTAACGTCACAGGTGGTGCGGTGTTGTTGAACTCGGCCAAACCTGGTGATGAGTTCGGTGGCAAGATCAAAGCCGCCTATGAAACCGGCGGTGAAGAGCCGAGTGTTTACCTTCAAGGAACAGTCGGTGGTCCAGTTAGTGACACATTGGCTGCCAAAATCTCAGTTTACAGTAACAAAGATGATGGGTATTTTTTCAACCAGTTTACTGGGGCTGCACACGGCGAGTCAGACACATTAGCGATTCGACCGATGGTGGTTTGGACTCCAACTGAGCGACTCTCCATTACCGCTATCTACGATTACTTCGAGACAGAGGGCCACGGCCCAGCATCGCAAAACCACCGTAATGGCAGTGGTATTGCCAATGGCGCCGCAGATTTTGATCGCGATTCATTTGACTTGTCTATCGATGAAACTGGGTACATCGATTTACAATCCGATTTTTTCCGTAGCACCATCGAGTATGAACTCGATAACGGCACCATCACCAATGTTTTCGGTTACCGGAAAATGGAATCTGAGGGCTCGGTGGACGTGGACGCCACGCCAATCAGCTTGTTCCATTCTCCTAATGGCATCGACAACGACCAAATCAGCAATGAAATTCGCTATTCAGGTGAAGTTGGAGATCGATCACAGCTCACCCTTGGTGCGTACTACTTTAAGAATGACCTAAAGTACAACGAGAATCGCCGCTTGCTCGGCGTTGTGGCCCCACCAGGGTTTTTTGGCTTAACGCAAGACGGTGGCGGTGATTATTCGGTTGAAACGCTTGGGCTTTTCGCCTCGCTTGATTATGATTTGACCGATCAAATGGTGGTCAATCTGGGATTGCGTTACACCGACGAAGAAAAGTCAGCAGACATCGCGTCATTAGTACGCAATGTCAATGCACCATGTAGTGTGATTGATGGCACGTGTCCATACGACTTTCAAGACCAAAAGAGCTGGAGTAACGTGTCACCAAAAATTGGTGTGACCTACAACCTCAGTGACACAAGCATGATGTACGCGCACTGGACACGCGGTTTCCGTTCTGGTGGTTACAACCTTCGTAACACTGCCATTGACACCGTGAATTTTGGTCCAGGCCCGTTCGATGAAGAAACCGTAGACAATTTTGAAGCCGGTTTCAAAACCTCATTGCGCAACGGTGGTCGCATCACAGGCGCGATTTTCTACAACCAAATCGACGACATGCAACGTGAGATCAACTTGGCCGATCCAATTTCTGGTGTGGTACAGGTAATTCGCAACACTGCCGATGCAACAATAACAGGCCTCGAGATCGAAGGATTGTTCCCACTGACGGATCGCTTAGTATTCAATGCATCGCTCGGTTACATCGACCCAGGTTACGACGCGGTGCGATTTGACCTGAATGGCGATGGCGTGATCAACGATGTTGATAAAAACCTAGATTTACCTCGTGCTGCGGAATTGACCTACAGTGTTGGATTGACGCTCGACTCCGATGTTGGTGACTGGGGTACCGCGGTATCTCGCATATCCTATGCGTATCGAGATGAATCCGCTTACACTGACAACAACCTTGGATTTATCGGTGAACAAGCTATTCTCAATGCTGGAATCGACTTCTTATCCGCTAATGGCCGCTGGTCTTTTGGTATTTTCGGAAAGAACTTAACCGACGAAGTTAAGCATGGTGGCGACACGCAGTTACCGGAATTCTTAGGTCCGATTCCATTGGGTGGTAGCTTTGCACCACTGGCCAAAGGCCGCGTATACGGTGTAGATCTGACATACAAGTTCTAA
- a CDS encoding hemerythrin domain-containing protein, whose protein sequence is MFDFVGKFFKGRPEKKATTTKAQAQAKAAKRRPSASRGTTGIKYDAALIDNLEHDHEQLVELFGKVWKEGYEASDFEALSAHLVEFKTLFQSHLLKENVKFYAYLEQTMRTDSHSLSVVREFRRDMNDIANAVISFCKKYERSEYTKVAKDSFKKEYQGIGQALVRRVQLEERDLYSLYAPV, encoded by the coding sequence ATGTTTGATTTCGTCGGAAAATTCTTTAAAGGGCGACCGGAGAAGAAGGCAACTACGACCAAGGCTCAGGCACAAGCCAAAGCAGCAAAACGCCGACCTTCCGCAAGTCGCGGCACAACTGGCATCAAGTATGACGCGGCCTTAATTGACAATCTGGAACACGACCATGAACAGCTCGTTGAGTTGTTTGGCAAGGTTTGGAAAGAAGGATACGAGGCCAGCGATTTCGAAGCTTTATCCGCCCATCTAGTGGAATTCAAAACGTTGTTCCAGAGTCACCTCCTTAAAGAGAACGTCAAGTTCTATGCTTACTTGGAACAGACGATGCGAACCGATTCACATTCCTTAAGTGTGGTTCGTGAATTTAGACGCGACATGAACGACATTGCCAATGCGGTCATCAGTTTTTGCAAAAAGTATGAACGTTCTGAATACACCAAGGTCGCGAAAGACTCATTCAAAAAAGAATATCAAGGGATTGGTCAGGCCTTAGTTCGACGAGTTCAGCTCGAAGAGCGCGACCTCTACTCGTTATACGCGCCCGTCTAA
- a CDS encoding amidohydrolase family protein, whose amino-acid sequence MKLNWLKIAGISACLLVSTSVQADTLLIKNAKLVDGVERAEGVVDIAVRDGRIQQIGTDLTADDTTRVIDAAGKPVTPGLFNVNTQIGLMEVGAVAASVDARAMREDVTASLRVADAYNASSTVVPYNRMLGITNAVVQPGNGTSLIAGTAAVVKLSATDGVVEPGAAMVVNLADTGSALTGGSKAAAMAKLREALEDARDYARNTTQFNSGNRRDYSLSRHDLAALKPVIERRMPLLVYVERASDIERVLRLAADLRISLILSGVSEGWRVADKIAKAEVPVIIDPIRNLPNSYESLGARLDNAKLMHEAGVTLMFTGMGWQTTHNAYLVRQSAGNAVANGLPYNAAIQAITSAPAKIFGVPQYGHLKAGASATLVVWSGDPLEVMSNPELVLIDGQMYPLESRHTRLRDRYFQAIQQYTN is encoded by the coding sequence ATGAAACTTAATTGGCTAAAAATTGCAGGCATTAGCGCTTGTTTGCTGGTTTCGACGTCCGTGCAGGCGGATACCTTGTTGATCAAGAACGCGAAGCTGGTCGATGGTGTGGAGCGTGCCGAAGGCGTGGTCGATATCGCGGTACGTGACGGCCGTATCCAACAAATTGGTACGGACTTGACTGCCGACGACACGACTCGAGTTATTGATGCCGCCGGTAAGCCGGTCACGCCAGGATTGTTTAATGTAAACACGCAAATCGGTTTGATGGAAGTCGGCGCGGTGGCGGCCTCGGTGGATGCGAGGGCGATGCGCGAAGATGTCACCGCCTCACTGCGCGTTGCTGACGCTTACAACGCGTCATCGACGGTGGTGCCCTATAACCGGATGCTCGGCATCACCAACGCGGTAGTTCAGCCAGGTAATGGCACGAGCTTGATCGCAGGCACGGCCGCGGTCGTAAAGCTGAGTGCGACTGACGGTGTGGTGGAACCCGGCGCTGCGATGGTGGTCAACCTGGCCGATACCGGCAGTGCATTGACTGGCGGGTCCAAGGCTGCGGCAATGGCGAAATTGCGCGAGGCATTAGAAGATGCGCGCGACTACGCGCGCAACACGACGCAGTTCAATTCTGGCAATCGCCGAGATTACAGTCTGTCGCGACACGATCTAGCAGCGCTCAAACCGGTTATAGAGCGCAGAATGCCGCTGTTGGTCTATGTAGAGCGGGCATCGGATATCGAGCGCGTGTTGCGATTAGCCGCGGACCTTCGGATCAGTCTTATTTTGTCTGGCGTCAGTGAAGGCTGGCGGGTAGCGGACAAAATTGCCAAGGCTGAAGTGCCGGTGATCATCGATCCGATTCGTAACTTGCCGAATTCGTATGAATCCTTGGGTGCTCGGCTAGATAACGCCAAACTCATGCACGAGGCCGGCGTGACATTAATGTTTACTGGGATGGGATGGCAGACTACGCATAATGCGTATCTTGTGCGTCAGTCTGCCGGTAACGCGGTTGCAAATGGCTTGCCGTACAACGCTGCCATTCAAGCGATTACCTCTGCGCCGGCTAAGATCTTTGGCGTGCCTCAGTACGGGCATCTCAAAGCCGGTGCGAGTGCCACCTTAGTGGTCTGGTCCGGTGATCCGCTTGAGGTCATGAGTAACCCGGAGTTAGTGCTGATTGATGGCCAGATGTACCCCTTGGAAAGTCGACACACGCGACTTCGAGACCGGTACTTTCAAGCGATCCAGCAATATACGAACTAG
- a CDS encoding glycoside hydrolase family 97 protein, translating into MTGLKSFLITVSCAAIVLSATAGAATHTVTSPDGAIQVHVSDDGGELRYRVNRAEKVIIQPSLLGMRFAAHHGFDADLQIVGAKESSSDTQWEQPWGERRVVRDHHNELTLEVKRNKPEQSLTLRVRAFNDGIGFRYEVPKQPNLKDLTITEEFTEFNMDEKATAWWIPARKWNRYEYLYQKTTVDEMEMVHTPVTMRLTNGVHVSLHEAALVDYAGMSIEHRRGPNLVANLAPRSDGALVKVSTPFKSPWRTIQIAEQAVGLVNSDLILNLNEPNKMGDVSWFKPGKYVGIWWQQHIKDRTWGSDGIHAATTEATIEYMDFAAENGFDGVLVEGWNIGWDGDWYNNGDVFSFTETYNDFDIEKVAAYGRKVGVRLIGHHETSGNISNYEKQLDDALDLYQANDVAIIKTGYVADAGKLKRIDEQGIVRYEYHDGQHNVNHHQLVIDKAAEHKIAINPHEPVKDTGLRRTYPNWVSREGARGQEFNAWGVPPNGPNHVSNLVFTRMLSGPMDYTAGAFDLRPSERPPVTKEMGRHDKRSRIEHTLAKELSLYVTIYSPIQMVMDLPENYAARPDAFQFIKDVPTDWEQSIALSGEVGEYLVIARQDRNSSDWYLAAHTNEKARTLNADLRFLGEGQYTAQIYRDGENADYDAAPYDIVIETREVNAEESLSFDLGRSGGAVVRFIKR; encoded by the coding sequence ATGACTGGTCTTAAATCGTTTCTAATTACCGTGAGCTGTGCCGCCATAGTACTTAGCGCAACGGCTGGTGCGGCAACCCATACGGTGACTTCACCAGATGGCGCGATACAAGTGCATGTGTCGGATGATGGTGGTGAATTACGCTACCGTGTTAATCGGGCTGAGAAAGTAATTATCCAGCCGTCGTTGCTGGGTATGCGTTTCGCTGCGCATCACGGGTTTGATGCAGATTTGCAAATAGTCGGTGCGAAGGAATCGTCGAGTGACACGCAGTGGGAACAGCCCTGGGGCGAACGTCGTGTTGTGCGAGACCATCATAATGAATTGACGCTGGAAGTGAAACGCAATAAACCAGAACAGTCGCTGACTTTGCGCGTTCGCGCGTTTAATGACGGCATTGGTTTTCGTTACGAAGTGCCAAAACAGCCCAACCTGAAGGACCTCACGATCACAGAAGAGTTCACTGAATTTAACATGGATGAAAAAGCCACTGCGTGGTGGATACCCGCACGTAAGTGGAATCGTTATGAGTATTTGTACCAAAAAACCACGGTCGATGAGATGGAGATGGTGCATACACCGGTTACCATGCGTTTGACCAATGGTGTGCATGTGAGTCTACACGAAGCCGCACTGGTGGATTACGCGGGCATGTCAATCGAGCATCGACGCGGTCCGAATCTGGTGGCTAATCTGGCGCCTCGTTCAGACGGTGCACTGGTGAAAGTGAGTACCCCGTTCAAATCACCTTGGCGCACCATTCAAATCGCCGAACAAGCGGTTGGCTTAGTAAATTCCGACTTGATTCTAAACTTGAATGAGCCAAACAAAATGGGCGATGTGTCTTGGTTTAAACCAGGAAAGTATGTTGGTATCTGGTGGCAACAACACATCAAAGATCGCACTTGGGGTAGCGATGGCATTCACGCGGCAACCACCGAGGCGACCATCGAGTACATGGATTTTGCTGCTGAAAACGGTTTCGATGGCGTGTTGGTCGAAGGATGGAATATCGGCTGGGATGGCGATTGGTACAACAACGGTGATGTATTTAGTTTTACCGAAACCTACAATGATTTCGACATCGAGAAAGTCGCTGCATATGGCCGCAAGGTCGGCGTGCGCCTAATCGGTCACCACGAAACATCTGGCAATATCTCCAATTACGAGAAGCAATTAGATGACGCATTGGACTTGTATCAAGCCAACGATGTTGCGATCATCAAAACCGGTTACGTGGCGGATGCTGGCAAACTTAAGCGGATCGACGAACAAGGCATTGTGCGCTACGAGTACCACGACGGCCAGCACAATGTGAATCATCATCAGCTGGTGATCGACAAAGCGGCTGAGCATAAAATCGCCATCAATCCCCATGAGCCGGTCAAAGACACCGGTCTGCGCCGCACCTATCCGAACTGGGTCAGTCGTGAGGGCGCACGCGGACAAGAGTTTAACGCTTGGGGTGTGCCGCCGAATGGCCCAAACCATGTGTCTAATCTGGTGTTCACGCGTATGTTGTCTGGCCCGATGGACTACACCGCTGGCGCGTTCGATTTACGACCGAGTGAACGTCCACCTGTGACCAAAGAAATGGGGCGCCATGACAAGCGGTCGCGCATCGAGCACACATTGGCCAAAGAGCTATCCTTGTATGTGACGATCTACTCGCCGATTCAGATGGTGATGGATCTGCCGGAAAACTACGCTGCACGCCCTGATGCCTTTCAGTTTATTAAAGACGTACCAACGGATTGGGAACAATCAATCGCGTTGTCCGGTGAAGTGGGCGAATATTTGGTTATTGCTCGGCAAGATCGTAATTCGTCGGACTGGTATTTGGCCGCACACACCAACGAAAAAGCACGCACCTTGAATGCCGACTTACGCTTTCTGGGCGAAGGGCAGTATACCGCGCAAATCTACCGCGATGGAGAAAATGCCGATTACGATGCCGCCCCCTATGATATTGTGATCGAGACCCGTGAAGTGAATGCAGAAGAGTCACTGTCGTTTGATCTCGGCCGCAGCGGCGGTGCGGTAGTAAGGTTTATCAAGCGATAA
- a CDS encoding DEAD/DEAH box helicase: MKFADLGLSSSLLETLDDLGYQTPSPIQAQAIPHVLQGKDVMAAAQTGTGKTAGFTLPVIQRLSETPKPSGNGNQVRALVLTPTRELAAQVADSVKTYGAGLGTRSVVVFGGVKINPQMQRLRGGTDVLIATPGRLIDLHTQNAVRFDNLEVLILDEADRMLDMGFIHDIRRIIKLLPKRRQTLLFSATFSKDIRELAKTIVHQPVEVSVSPPNSTVDTVKQSMIAVEKSDKTKVLTRLINDNDWYQVLVFSRTKHGANRLVRQLDGKGVNAAAIHGNKSQGARTKALAEFKSGKLRVLVATDIAARGIDIDQLPHVVNFDLPQVAEDYVHRIGRTGRAGASGEAVSLVSHDEFKLLVDIEKLIGKTVPRVELDGYAPLNQLPDSPTPSKNKPKKPRPNKKKTSRPRNHQAKDTDADKSGRGESRNQSATGDKDQALRPGGSPYGAGNKKRRRNRRRKPSPSRSD; encoded by the coding sequence ATGAAATTTGCCGATCTTGGCCTGTCCAGCTCCTTATTGGAAACCCTTGACGATCTTGGCTACCAGACGCCATCACCGATCCAGGCTCAGGCCATTCCGCATGTGTTGCAAGGCAAGGATGTGATGGCTGCCGCGCAAACCGGGACCGGTAAAACCGCGGGTTTTACTTTGCCGGTCATTCAGCGCCTAAGCGAGACACCCAAACCCAGTGGTAACGGCAATCAAGTGCGAGCCTTGGTGTTAACCCCAACCCGCGAATTGGCGGCCCAAGTTGCCGACAGCGTGAAAACTTACGGCGCTGGTTTAGGTACGCGTTCGGTGGTTGTGTTCGGCGGCGTCAAAATCAATCCACAAATGCAGCGTTTGCGCGGTGGCACCGACGTTTTGATCGCAACGCCGGGCCGGTTAATTGATCTGCATACGCAAAACGCAGTGCGTTTTGATAATCTCGAGGTACTCATACTGGATGAGGCCGATCGTATGTTGGATATGGGGTTTATTCACGATATTCGGCGCATTATTAAGTTGCTGCCTAAGCGACGTCAGACACTGCTGTTTTCGGCGACCTTTTCAAAAGATATTCGCGAACTGGCTAAGACCATTGTGCATCAACCGGTGGAAGTATCGGTTAGCCCACCGAACAGTACCGTTGACACGGTCAAACAAAGTATGATCGCCGTCGAAAAGTCCGATAAAACCAAAGTGCTGACACGGTTAATTAACGACAACGACTGGTATCAGGTGTTGGTTTTTTCACGTACTAAACACGGCGCAAACCGTCTGGTTCGTCAGCTCGATGGCAAGGGTGTGAACGCGGCTGCGATTCATGGTAACAAGAGTCAGGGAGCTCGTACCAAGGCGTTGGCTGAGTTCAAGTCCGGTAAGTTACGTGTGTTGGTGGCGACTGATATTGCCGCTCGCGGTATTGATATCGACCAGTTGCCACATGTGGTGAACTTTGACTTGCCGCAGGTGGCTGAGGATTACGTGCACCGGATTGGTCGCACCGGGCGTGCAGGCGCGAGCGGTGAAGCAGTCTCGCTGGTCAGTCATGACGAATTTAAGTTGCTCGTTGATATAGAAAAGCTGATTGGTAAAACTGTGCCACGGGTTGAGCTGGATGGGTATGCACCGCTGAACCAATTGCCAGACTCGCCGACTCCGTCGAAAAATAAGCCGAAAAAACCTAGACCAAATAAGAAAAAAACGAGTCGTCCCAGAAACCACCAAGCTAAAGATACGGATGCCGATAAATCAGGGCGAGGTGAGTCGCGTAACCAATCCGCGACCGGTGACAAGGACCAGGCGCTGCGTCCAGGTGGTTCGCCCTACGGTGCCGGAAATAAAAAGCGGCGACGTAATCGTCGTCGCAAACCGAGCCCCTCAAGGTCAGACTAG